The Flavobacterium sp. 102 genomic interval TGAAATTTCATTGGCAATCTTTTTGTTTTTCAAGCTAGAAAATTCAGCGGTTACGATTCCTGTAGGAACCGCAATGATTCCATAACCCATAATCATAATAAAAGAGGCAATGATTTGTCCTAAAGTAGTAACCGGAGCGATATCGCCATAGCCTACAGTAGTTAGTGTTACGATACACCAATAAATACTAGTCGGGATACTGGTAAAACCACTTTCTTTTCCTTCTACAACATACATCACAGCGCCTAATAATATCGAGACAATTAAAATAAAATAGACAAATACAATAATTTTGGTTCGGCTGGCTTTGATGGCCAACTTCAACTGTGATTCTTGTCCGGTGAAGTGAACCAAGTTTAGAATCCCAAATAAGCGTAATAATCTTAAAGCTCTAATGACCGATAACATTCTCGAACCCGGAAATATAAAGGACAAATACATCGGCATAATAGAAATTAAATCGACGATGCCATAAAAACTAAAAATATAAGAAAGCGGTTTTCGGTTGCACAAGATTCGAAGAATATATTCTAAGGTAAAAAAAATGGTTATGACCCATTCGGCGATTAGTATAAATTCATGGTATTTCGAGTCTAATTTTTCAACAGATTCAAGCATGACCAAGAGTACGCTCAAAAGAATTACGCCCAATAAAATCAAGTCAAATAGACGACCGGCAAAAGTATTTGAACCATAAATAATGATGTAAATTTTTTGTCTGAAAAGATCGTATTTGCTCTTGATTTGTTTCATCTCCTAGAATTTTACAATTCGGATTACTTTATGACGTCGCAAATAACATTGAATAATCGTTCTTGTATCTCGGTTATTTTGCATCGGGATAATGATGTTTTTCAAGATTTCGATGTTGTTGACTTGGTAGTTTAAATCGAAGAAACAATAACCTTTGTAAATACCATTTTCTATGAGAACAGCACTGCGTTCGTTGATATTTCTACCACGATCTATAATGACCATATTGTCATTTTCAAACTTCATTTCACGGATGAATTCTTCTACGCGTGCGTTGTATTCATTGGTTGGCTCTTGATTTAAACAAGCGCCGTTGCACTCTTTTATTTTTAATTGGAAACAACCGTTTTGCGTATCGTATAAACCATTAATTTTTTGGCACAAATGATGTTCAGCCGTGATTTTATGCAAAATGTTTTTGCCTTCCTGAATCGATGTAAACGAAGTGATTTCTTTTTTGCGACCATCCGCTTTTTGAACTTTTAAGGCCAAATACCCATTTTCATCTTTTTCAACACACAATGCATATTGAAAAATAGTCTTGCGCTGGGCACGATTATAAATTGGTTTGTTTATTTTGATTTCTTCGCTTTCTTTTAATAAAGCAATTAACTCGTTACCGGTTTCTTCATAAGTTACGGCAAAAACTTCGCGCTGAATCTTCTTGCTTTTGCTTGAAGTTCCGGTGAAATGCTGGTTAATTCGCTTTTTAATATTTTTGCTTTTGCCAATATAAATCAAATCGCCTTTCTCGTTGTGAATGTAGTAAATGCCGGTTCTGTTAGGCATGCTTTCAGCAATGTCAAGTAACTTTGGCGACAATCCTTTTTTGATTTCGGCTTTGATTAAACTGATTAAGATTTCTTTTTCGACATCTTTATCCAAAATCATTTTGAACAATTTTACGGTAGCCAAAGCATCACCACTGGCACGATGTCTGTCGGTTACCGGAATTCCCAAAGACCGAACCAGTTTACCCAAACTGTAAGAAGCTTGTCCCGGAATTAATTTCTGAGACAATTCAACCGTGCAAAGTGTTGGTTTGATATAATCATAACCCAATCGATTAAATTCTGTTCGCAAAATTCTATAATCAAAAGACGCATTGTGTGCGACAACAATACAACCTTCAGTAATTTCTATAATACGCTTGGCAACTTCATAAAACTTTGGTGCAGAGCGTAGCATAGCATTATTAATTCCGGTCAATTTCACCACAAAAGGCTGAATCGGTTTTTCAGGATTGACCAAACTGATGAATTGGTCTACGATTTCGTGTCCGTCAAATTTGTAGATGGCGATTTCGGTTATGCCTTCTTCATTAAATTGACCTCCGGTAGTTTCTATGTCGAGTATTGCGTACAAAATAAGTGTTCAGTGTTCAGTTTTTAGTGTTCAGAATGAAATTCATTTTTCAAATTTTCAAATTGACACATTTTCAAATTATCTATTTCCAAATATACTACTTCCAATCCGAACCATGTTGCTTCCGCAGTCAATTGCTAATTGGTAGTCACCGGACATGCCCATGGATAGGGTTGTAGGTTGCAAGTTTTGGGTTGTAGGTTGTTTTTGTATCGAGTCAAATATCGATTTTAAATGATTGAATTCTCGTTTGATTTGCTCTTGATTATCAGTAAATGTAGCCATTCCCATTAAACCAATGACTTTAATATTTGTAAAGCTTTTAAATTCTTCTGAATTTAATAATTCTTCCAGTTCTTTTTCGTCTAAACCAAATTTGGTTTCTTCTTCAGCAATGTGAATTTGAAGTAAACAATTAATATTTTTTCGCCAACGAACCGCATGACGGTTGATTTCTTTGAGCAATTTCAAACTATCAACACCATGAATCAGTTTCACATACGGAACCATATATTTCACTTTATTGGATTGCACGTGACCAATCATGTGCCATTCAATATCCTTTGGCATTTGCTGCCATTTCTCGGTCATTTCCTGGATTTTGTTTTCTCCGAAAATGCGTTGGCCTTCATTATAGGCTTCCATCAAATCGGCAACAGGTTTGGTTTTAGAAACCGCTACCAATGTTACATTTTCAGGAAGAGAAGATTTTATTTCGAGAAGATTGTCTTTAATTGACATTTGCTTTTTGATTATAATTCATAAACCATCAATCCACTTCTGAATTTAGGTTCAATATACGTACTTTTGGGTGGCATGATTAAATTGTTATCTGCTAATGCTTTGATTTCAGAGATATCCGAAGGGTAGAGCATAAAGCCTACTTCAAATTCGCCTTCGTCTACCAATTCTTTTATCGTTAGAATAGATTGCTTTCCGGGAATGTATTCAATGCGTTCATCATTTCGCAAATCTTCTATGCCTAACAAAGGTTGCAAAACTTTATCATATAAAATTTGTGCGTCTAAATTTCCTAAAATAGAATTTTCATCATTGACATTGTTTCCCTGTTTGTAAAACAAAGCATAGAAATTGCCATCGAGATACATGCCAAATTCAAACTTACTTTGCGGTTTCCAAAGTTCTTGTTCTTTGTCTTTAATGATGAAATATTCGGAGAGTTTTTCTAAAAAAACATCTTTTGAATGACCATTCAGATCGCGAATAATTCTGTTAAATTCATAGATTTTGACATTGCTTTCAGCAATCAAAAAACTCATGAAATAATTCAGATTTTCATTGCCTAAATGTTGGTCTTCATTATAAAGTAATTCCGCCGATGCTGAGCGGTGATGACCATCAGCAATATAAAGCTCAGGAATATTTTCAAATTGTTGGATTAACCAATTGATTTCTTCCTCGGTTTCTATTTTCCAAAGTTGGTGTTGCTCTTTATTAGTGGTAGAATAATTGTAAATTGGTGTACTTTTTTTCTTTTCAGTTATCCAAGAATTTAAAGTTGCATTATCTGGATACGTAATCAAAACCGGTTCGGTATTAAAACCCGTTTGGTGCAAATAATCTTTAAAATATTCTACGCGATACTGCAATGTATCTTCGTGTTTTTTGATGACATTATTCTTGTAATCTTCAATTGAAGTGCCGGCAACTATTCCAATGAAAGACTGTGCTTTGGTCCTGATTTCATACAGAAAAAAAGCAGGTTTGTCTTCTGTCATAAAAACACCATCATCTTTGAAGTCTTGGTATTTGTGCGCTACGCCTTTAAAACGTTTGTCCAAAGTAATTTTCTGCGAATACATATACGCAGGATGAATTACATGCAAAAACGAATACGGATTAAAACTCAACCAAGCCGCTAGCTCCGCCGAACTGTAATCATCGTAGTTTCTGCAGGTGACCAATGCTACTTTATCGGGTGTTGGACGGACCGCTTTGAAAGGGATTATTTTGCTCATAATTTAACCGCAAAGGTCGCTAAGTTTTCGCAAAGGTCGGAAAGGATTAGCGTGCTTTGCATTTCCATTGCGAACTTTGCGGTTAGATTTTATTTAAATTGATTTGAAATTTTTTCAGCTTTCTTAGATTCTGAATAATCATAAAAACCTTCACCGGATTTCACACCAAGCTTTCCGGCCATAACCATGTTCACTAATAGTGGGCAAGGCGCGTATTTTGGGTTTTTGAAACCGTCGTACATTACGTTCAAAATAGAAAGACAAACATCCAATCCGATGAAATCGGCTAGTTGTAACGGTCCCATGGGATGTGCCATTCCGAGTTTCATTACGGTATCAATTTCGCTTACGCCGGCAACGCCATTGTATAAAGTTTCAATAGATTCGTTAATCATTGGCATCAGTATTCTATTGGCTACAAAACCCGGATAATCGTTGACTTCTGTTGGTGTTTTTCCTAATTTCACCGATAAGTCCATGATGATTTTCGTCACTTCGTCAGAGGTGTTGTAACCGCGGATAATTTCTACCAATTTCATAATCGGCACCGGATTCATAAAATGCATTCCGATTACTCTTTCCGGATGAACAACTTGTGCAGCGATTTGGGTAATAGAAATTGAAGAAGTGTTTGTAGCTAATATGACATTATGGTCACAGATATCACTTAGCTGCTTGAAGATGTTTAGTTTTAACGTAACGTTTTCTGTCGCTGCTTCCACCACTAAATCACAACCAACGACACCGTCTTTAATATCGGTGTAAGTGATGATGTTGCTTATGGTTTTGTGTTTGTCGTCTTCAGTAATGGTTCCTTTTGAAACCATTCGGTCAAGATTAGCCGCAATTGTGGCCATTCCTTTTTCCAAAGATTTCTCTGAAACGTCAATTAGTTTTACGGTAAAACCGCTTTGTGCAAAAGTATGAGCAATTCCGTTGCCCATCGTTCCTGCGCCTATTACAGCAATTGTATTCATTATATTGGTTTAGTTTGTTTTGATATTTAACCGCAGATTCACAAATTAAAAATAGGTAATTTGTGAATTTGTGGTAGAATTTTATTTTTCATTCATCGAATCGATAATCATATAAGCAACTCGCAAAGCTTCCGTTCCGTCTTCTAAAGTTACTACCGGAGTTCCGTTACTATTGATGGCATCGGCAAAAGTTTCCAGTTCATCCAAAATCGCATTGTTTGGTGCCACTTCAGGATTATTGAAATAAATTTGCTTCTTTTCGCCTTCCGCATTTTGTAAAATCATATCAAAATCGCCCGGAACTTCAGGTGCTTCTTTCATTCTTACGACTTCACAAACTTTGTCTAAATAATCGACAGAGATATAAGCATCCTTTTGGAAGAAACGTGACTTACGCATATTTTTCATCGAAATACGGCTCGAAG includes:
- a CDS encoding DUF1015 domain-containing protein produces the protein MSKIIPFKAVRPTPDKVALVTCRNYDDYSSAELAAWLSFNPYSFLHVIHPAYMYSQKITLDKRFKGVAHKYQDFKDDGVFMTEDKPAFFLYEIRTKAQSFIGIVAGTSIEDYKNNVIKKHEDTLQYRVEYFKDYLHQTGFNTEPVLITYPDNATLNSWITEKKKSTPIYNYSTTNKEQHQLWKIETEEEINWLIQQFENIPELYIADGHHRSASAELLYNEDQHLGNENLNYFMSFLIAESNVKIYEFNRIIRDLNGHSKDVFLEKLSEYFIIKDKEQELWKPQSKFEFGMYLDGNFYALFYKQGNNVNDENSILGNLDAQILYDKVLQPLLGIEDLRNDERIEYIPGKQSILTIKELVDEGEFEVGFMLYPSDISEIKALADNNLIMPPKSTYIEPKFRSGLMVYEL
- a CDS encoding YggS family pyridoxal phosphate-dependent enzyme, encoding MSIKDNLLEIKSSLPENVTLVAVSKTKPVADLMEAYNEGQRIFGENKIQEMTEKWQQMPKDIEWHMIGHVQSNKVKYMVPYVKLIHGVDSLKLLKEINRHAVRWRKNINCLLQIHIAEEETKFGLDEKELEELLNSEEFKSFTNIKVIGLMGMATFTDNQEQIKREFNHLKSIFDSIQKQPTTQNLQPTTLSMGMSGDYQLAIDCGSNMVRIGSSIFGNR
- a CDS encoding ion transporter, giving the protein MKQIKSKYDLFRQKIYIIIYGSNTFAGRLFDLILLGVILLSVLLVMLESVEKLDSKYHEFILIAEWVITIFFTLEYILRILCNRKPLSYIFSFYGIVDLISIMPMYLSFIFPGSRMLSVIRALRLLRLFGILNLVHFTGQESQLKLAIKASRTKIIVFVYFILIVSILLGAVMYVVEGKESGFTSIPTSIYWCIVTLTTVGYGDIAPVTTLGQIIASFIMIMGYGIIAVPTGIVTAEFSSLKNKKIANEISKCPYCTTILTEEAKFCHHCGEKINND
- a CDS encoding 3-hydroxyacyl-CoA dehydrogenase family protein, with amino-acid sequence MNTIAVIGAGTMGNGIAHTFAQSGFTVKLIDVSEKSLEKGMATIAANLDRMVSKGTITEDDKHKTISNIITYTDIKDGVVGCDLVVEAATENVTLKLNIFKQLSDICDHNVILATNTSSISITQIAAQVVHPERVIGMHFMNPVPIMKLVEIIRGYNTSDEVTKIIMDLSVKLGKTPTEVNDYPGFVANRILMPMINESIETLYNGVAGVSEIDTVMKLGMAHPMGPLQLADFIGLDVCLSILNVMYDGFKNPKYAPCPLLVNMVMAGKLGVKSGEGFYDYSESKKAEKISNQFK
- a CDS encoding exonuclease domain-containing protein — its product is MYAILDIETTGGQFNEEGITEIAIYKFDGHEIVDQFISLVNPEKPIQPFVVKLTGINNAMLRSAPKFYEVAKRIIEITEGCIVVAHNASFDYRILRTEFNRLGYDYIKPTLCTVELSQKLIPGQASYSLGKLVRSLGIPVTDRHRASGDALATVKLFKMILDKDVEKEILISLIKAEIKKGLSPKLLDIAESMPNRTGIYYIHNEKGDLIYIGKSKNIKKRINQHFTGTSSKSKKIQREVFAVTYEETGNELIALLKESEEIKINKPIYNRAQRKTIFQYALCVEKDENGYLALKVQKADGRKKEITSFTSIQEGKNILHKITAEHHLCQKINGLYDTQNGCFQLKIKECNGACLNQEPTNEYNARVEEFIREMKFENDNMVIIDRGRNINERSAVLIENGIYKGYCFFDLNYQVNNIEILKNIIIPMQNNRDTRTIIQCYLRRHKVIRIVKF